A region of the Desulfobacter postgatei 2ac9 genome:
TCCCGGATGTCTTTTCTGGTTCCCGCAACAATCACCAGATTGGCCAATTTTTGTAATTCCAATGAGTTCCCGTACGTTGCGATCAAGGTGTGAATGTTTTTTCTTTGGTCAGGACGTGAAAGGGCCAGGATCATGGGTTTGTCGGGATTGATTAGAAATTTGCTGATTTCTTTAAAGATCGGACTGTCAAGCTCATCCCCGACGGGCGGATGAAATTTTTCCAGGTCTGTTCCCGGTGGAATCATCTGCATGCTGTCGGGTTGATAAAAATCGTAGGAGGCATACTGTTCGTTGATCTCATGACTGGTGCTGGTGATCACCAGTGCCGCAGATCCCAGGGTCTCTTCTTCTGCGTTTATCCTGCGGGCCATATTATAGCGTTTTTCTATATCCGCACTTTTCATTCCACCGGCTATAAGCCTTTTGCGTTTGCTTCGCCCCAAAGAGTGAGCAGTGAAAACCAGAGGCAATTCCAATTGATGAGATAGACGTATTCCCACGTATCCGGCATCTGCATAATGAGCATGAATAATACCTGGCAGATTGTTTTGTTCTTTTAAGAAAATTAACGCATTGTCGACAAAATTATCCAGGTAATCCCAAAGATTTTCTTTGGGGATATATTCTTTGGGGCCGCAGTCAATCCTGACAATCCGGGCTTTTGAATTCAAGGGTTCAATAATTTTATTGTAATCTTCACTTACCTGGCGATCAGCAATACGGCGGGTCATCAGGTCGACCTGTTCCACGTCAGGGCGTTTGGAAAGTGTTGTGGCGAATTCCAAAACATATTTGGTCTGGCCGCCGGTGTCCGCATCGCGCCCTAGTTCAAGTTCATGGCCTCGAATTAAGCCGTGAATATTGATCAATAAGATGTATTTTGGATTGGATTTCATAATATTTGTAGTGTCCTATGTATTTTTATAAGTAAAATGATAATTTGAGCATCATGAAAAATATAGGTAACACTTTTTTATCATTGTTTTTCTTTTATAATCGTATATTTTTACAGATTATAAAAGAATTTTTTACTCTAAATATTAATCACTATAACAAAGCGATATCAATTTTTAAAGTCACAAATAAAATAAAGGGACCATGTAAATGATATTTTTAAGAAAGCCTGGGTAAGTTATTCAAATCTTTCAAGCTTTATTGTGGACGATACCTGGCAGTTTATATGTCGGATCAAGTCCATGGCTGTTCTATGGGACGGCCTCAATCTGTAGCGATTCAGTTGCAGGTGCATCTGTTTGTGCTCTCAAGGAGTTCGTCTGCAGCCTCTGGTTGTGTAAGACCCGGATTATGCCGTCGGCAAGGCCCTGCATGGGGACATGGATTTTTTCACACCGGCCCCAACTCATGGCTTTAAGATAGATTCGTGCACCCGGGATAATAACGTCTGCCCGGTCAGGTTTCAAATAAAAGCGTTTCATCCGTTCTTCCAGGGGATAAGCAGCCAGTTCATCCCGGATTTTTTTAATTTTTTTTCGGCTCACCCATGTCCCGGGCCGGCCCTTGGCCAGCTTAAACAGCTGGTTGATGTTCCCGCCGCTGCCAATGGCCTCCACAGGTTCGTGTCCCCGGGTGATCTTTTTCAGCCAGGATTTCATAAGATCCCAGTCCTGCTGCCGTGCCCGGTTGTTAAGCAGACGGATGGTGCCCAGGTTAAAGGAGCGGCTGGCCTGGACCTTGCCGTCAAAGAACAACGTGATTTCCGTACTGCCGCCGCCTACATCCACAAACAAAGCAGCCTTTTCCGAGGAAGTCATTATTTTGTGGCGGTTCTGGAAAAGATACCGGGCTTCCTCTCTGCCGTTGATAATTTCGATGTCAATCCCGGTCTGTTCCTTTATTCTGCGGCATACCTGCCTGCCGTTTTGGGCGGATCTCATGGCTGAAGTGGCACAGGCCTTGAACGCCACAGGCTGGTACGCATCAATGAGCTTTGCAAACCCCCCCATGGTTTTTGTCAGTTTACAGGCCCGTTCATCCGAGATCATGCCCCGTAAAAAGGCGTCTTCACCTAAACGGATGGGCATGCGCATCCAGGAGATTTTTTTTACCTGAAGTCCGAACGCTTCTTCCGATACCATGGCTAATAGCAGTCGGACGGCATTGGAACCGATGTCGATGGCGGCGTATCTTGTCATTGAATCCATAATAGTTGACATCCTAATTGAATGACGTCATTATATCAAGGTGAGAAATAAGAATTAACAAGGATCTAACATGGTAAAAACCAAAAAGGTGAATACTTCTTTAAGGCTGGAGAAAAAAGTGCTCAAGGAGCTTAAAATCCTGGCCATTGAAAAAGAGACCAGCGTTCAGGCCATTATTGAAAAACTGATTCTTGAATACATTAAAAAGAACAAGGAAACATCTGAACAATGAATCTTCCTTCCTCGCAAACGTTTATGCTGTCGGCTGCTGTCAATGTCAAAAAGATAAATGCCGAACTGAAAAATGCAAATATGACCCTGGCAGGCACTGGATGTGAGCCCCAAGAGGGGATTGTTTTGGATACCTTTGATGCCGCGGTTTATAATTCGGGTGCCCTTTTAATTCAGACTCAATCCGACCTGGTCAGACTCTGCTGGTCTGGTGATTTAATAACCCAGACAGCGCCGGAATCTGAATGGCAATTTGCCCGGGATCTTCCCCTGGGCCCTGTCAGGAATCTGCTTTTGAACCAGTCTCCTTTGCGGTCATTTAAACCGGCAGGTCAGGTGACCATCATCCGGGATACATTACGTCTTCTGGATGACGAACAAAAAACCTGCTGCCGTGTTGAATCAGTCTCGTTGAGCCGCGGAAAGAATACCTGGTCCTGGCTTCGGACCTGTCCCATGCGCGGTTACAGTGATAACCATACCTTGATCTGCGGCATTTTGAAAAAAATGGAAAAACCCGGGCTTCCGGCAGAAGTTCTTAAGCTTAGGATTTCAGATTATACATCCAAGCCGGAAATTCGTCTGTCTGAAAATGCTCCTGCCAGACAAAGCCTTTGTACTATTGTTCAGACATTTTTGCAGGTGACACGTCGCAACGAACCCGGACTGATTGATGATTTGGATACCGAGTTTCTTCACCAGTGGCGGGTCAGTCTGCGCAAGGTGCGTTCCGTACTCACCCTGTTTAAAGGTGTGGTGGCCATTGAGACCCTTGATCAGCTCAAGCAGGATTTCAGGGATATTATGCAGGATACCAATTTGATGCGGGACCGGGATGTTTACCTGTTATCCAGGGACGATTATTTTGCCCTGGTTCGGCCCCAGCTCCACCCGGGCCTTGAGGTGCTTTTTGAACTGCTGCAGCAGGATCGGGATGAGGCCTTTGGAAAGGTTAAGGCCATGCTTAAGTCCAAGGCTTACAAAAAACAGATAAAATCCATTCAAAAGTTATTTGAGAATCCCAAAGACTTGCCCCAAGGCCCCAAGGCCGATGCACCGTCCAAAGTTTTTGCCGCGGACCTTGTTTTGAAACGGTATAAAAAGGTGTGCAAGCTTGCCGGAAATATTACCGACAAGACCACGGATGAGACCATTCATGAACTGCGCATCCAGTGCAAAAAGCTGCGCTACCTGATTGAATCGGCCCAACCCTTATTTGATGACAACCAGGTAAAAAGCCTGTTGAAAAACCTTAAGGGACTGCAGGAGCATCTGGGAAGTTTTAATGACCAGTCTGTCCAGCAGGCCACCCTGGCGCAGTGTCTTGACCGATATCCGGGGACCGGACCCAATGCCAAGGCCCTGGCCGAAAGCATCGGGGCGTTGACGGCCATGCTTTACCGCAAACAGCTGGAAGAGCGCCGGATGATTATTGAAAACCTGTCCCGATTTTACAGTCCGGATACACAGGGTGCGTTTAACGCCTTATTTGATTTAAAGCGCATTGCGGCAAACCCGAAGCCTGAAACCGGTGAGCAAGACAAAAATCAGGTTGAATCATACGGAGATAAAAATTTATGAAACTTATTGCCTGTTATTCCAACAAAGGCGGTGTGGGAAAAACCGCTGCCTCGGTCAACCTGGCATATGCCAGCGCGTTAAACGGCAACCGGACACTTTTGTGCGACCTTGATCCTCAGGGAGCCTCAGGGTTTTATTTTCGTGTGAAACCGTCGGAAAAACTCAAAAATAATACCTTTTTTGAAGATACCAAAAAGTTTACAGATGCCATCAGAGAAAGTGATTTCCACAATCTGCACCTTTTGCCGGCCAACATAAGTTTCAGGGATTTTGATATTTTTTTGTCTCGGATGAAAAAGAGTCGCTCCAGGCTGAACAAGGCGTTGAAGCCGGTTGATGGTGAATATGACATTGTGCTTCTTGACTGCCCGCCGAATATCTCCCTGCTTTCGGAAAATGTATTCAAGGTGGCGGACCGCATCGTGGTGCCGGTGATCCCCACCACCCTGTCCCAAAGAACCCTTGAACAACTGTATGCGTTTTTTAAAAAACAAGGTTATAAATCATCCAAGATTTTCCCATTTTTTTCAATGGTTCAG
Encoded here:
- a CDS encoding CHAD domain-containing protein; its protein translation is MNLPSSQTFMLSAAVNVKKINAELKNANMTLAGTGCEPQEGIVLDTFDAAVYNSGALLIQTQSDLVRLCWSGDLITQTAPESEWQFARDLPLGPVRNLLLNQSPLRSFKPAGQVTIIRDTLRLLDDEQKTCCRVESVSLSRGKNTWSWLRTCPMRGYSDNHTLICGILKKMEKPGLPAEVLKLRISDYTSKPEIRLSENAPARQSLCTIVQTFLQVTRRNEPGLIDDLDTEFLHQWRVSLRKVRSVLTLFKGVVAIETLDQLKQDFRDIMQDTNLMRDRDVYLLSRDDYFALVRPQLHPGLEVLFELLQQDRDEAFGKVKAMLKSKAYKKQIKSIQKLFENPKDLPQGPKADAPSKVFAADLVLKRYKKVCKLAGNITDKTTDETIHELRIQCKKLRYLIESAQPLFDDNQVKSLLKNLKGLQEHLGSFNDQSVQQATLAQCLDRYPGTGPNAKALAESIGALTAMLYRKQLEERRMIIENLSRFYSPDTQGAFNALFDLKRIAANPKPETGEQDKNQVESYGDKNL
- a CDS encoding Ppx/GppA phosphatase family protein, which encodes MDSMTRYAAIDIGSNAVRLLLAMVSEEAFGLQVKKISWMRMPIRLGEDAFLRGMISDERACKLTKTMGGFAKLIDAYQPVAFKACATSAMRSAQNGRQVCRRIKEQTGIDIEIINGREEARYLFQNRHKIMTSSEKAALFVDVGGGSTEITLFFDGKVQASRSFNLGTIRLLNNRARQQDWDLMKSWLKKITRGHEPVEAIGSGGNINQLFKLAKGRPGTWVSRKKIKKIRDELAAYPLEERMKRFYLKPDRADVIIPGARIYLKAMSWGRCEKIHVPMQGLADGIIRVLHNQRLQTNSLRAQTDAPATESLQIEAVP
- a CDS encoding ParA family protein; the encoded protein is MKLIACYSNKGGVGKTAASVNLAYASALNGNRTLLCDLDPQGASGFYFRVKPSEKLKNNTFFEDTKKFTDAIRESDFHNLHLLPANISFRDFDIFLSRMKKSRSRLNKALKPVDGEYDIVLLDCPPNISLLSENVFKVADRIVVPVIPTTLSQRTLEQLYAFFKKQGYKSSKIFPFFSMVQQSKSLHLETMEQIRAEYEQVMNTWIPFSTHIERMGVHRAPALSYAGKEAAVAAYAQLWQEIQN
- a CDS encoding ribbon-helix-helix protein, CopG family, with amino-acid sequence MVKTKKVNTSLRLEKKVLKELKILAIEKETSVQAIIEKLILEYIKKNKETSEQ